One window of the Nicotiana tabacum cultivar K326 chromosome 4, ASM71507v2, whole genome shotgun sequence genome contains the following:
- the LOC107787356 gene encoding uncharacterized protein LOC107787356 isoform X1, whose translation MEMDFRVGRKMQWTSYLPGYYPPKDLSGSVTGNSWSLPHNDITWNGARGFYVSLPPFMVDQNVELVHQKEILKQTIRKHEAIFRYQVNELHRVYRRQRELMDEIRRRKQMEDHLHLQASESKSFMSQLRSEISQKTDWPLVDLTSAEPSAPCREMFQGSSNSIAGQIVQPGADLLTEQNVRKDWKMSSSMSSASRNKTFDLELPAEEYVDIEDGEQCVEESPVQGPNILISEIQPQHSSKVNFVYPGDSSISNSTPRGTFLLFDLNEPIQPDETGCPNSALESMDVHEEISEMDQDLSGTGHAECSTLKKEGGGVSNLNPSDEVSSVERTLLQCNQTASSPPRFVDKSRNGNKTNKSLLVSPRKKIKEIPFAVQALPCFITNASLSKSPKSSVGNSNLTGMKSDLYNSSASSPTSGTSGSCLMKYGDNDPTSGQTHAVKLSKIPDSMNSVKGMDLNCTPSSDLSDDQFSAPTSNISHLNLPEGREREICEKYVLLDCIPSPDSALKSRKSTTNSSINSIKEETLLSPGHSEATMTSVDRDLEAPVSPENKECSPPRGDSLDNPIGTSAQWCKRDRMSDYTGETDRAAAETLLFISSSAVKARSKTLTGEPSEASHDSLGWLADIAASLASNLENEVGSRSRSRSSRPRKRNYQRVLQTEVLPAAASVPLRQLNEDLLAIEGLKLPANAASESGRCRKTLRKTSSRSRRWSHFGGRTGSLLHPHPSNDKHSVTERFWRDWGVTKGRQNGRRARSISSFC comes from the exons ATGGAAATGGACTTTCG GGTGGGGAGAAAAATGCAGTGGACAAGCTATCTCCCGGGATATTACCCTCCAAAAGATCTTAGTGGGAGCGTTACTGGTAATTCATGGTCTCTACCACACAATGATATCACGTGGAACGGTGCCAGAGGCTTCTATGTTTCCTTGCCTCCATTTATGGTGGACCAGAATGTGGAATTAGTTCATCAAAAGGAAATATTGAAGCAGACGATACGCAAGCATGAAGCAATATTTAGATATCAG GTCAATGAACTACATCGCGTATATAGAAGACAAAGAGAGTTAATGGATGAGATTAGAAGGAGAAAGCAAATGGAAGATCATTTACACTTGCAAGCATCAGAGTCGAAGTCTTTTATGTCACAGTTAAGGTCTGAAATTTCCCAGAAAACTGATTGGCCTCTGGTTGACCTCACAAGCGCCGAGCCGTCTGCACCATGTAGAGAAATGTTTCAAGGTTCTTCAAATTCTATTGCTGGTCAGATAGTGCAACCAGGTGCTGACTTGTTGACGGAACAAAATGTTAGAAAAGATTGGAAAATGTCATCTTCGATGAGCAGTGCGTCAAGAAATAAAACATTCGATCTTGAACTTCCAGCAGAAGAATACGTAGATATTGAAGACGGAGAACAATGTGTGGAGGAAAGTCCTGTTCAAGGGCCCAATATTCTGATTTCAGAGATTCAACCTCAACATAGTTCAAAAGTCAACTTTGTTTATCCTGGAGATTCTTCGATTTCTAACTCAACTCCTAGGGGtacctttcttttgtttgaccTGAATGAACCAATACAGCCTGATGAAACAGGGTGTCCAAATTCTGCACTTGAATCTATGGACGTTCATGAGGAAATCAGCGAAATGGATCAGGATCTATCTGGAACAGGGCATGCAGAATGCTCAACTCTGAAGAAAGAAG GGGGAGGTGTAAGCAACCTGAATCCTTCTGATGAAGTTTCTTCTGTTGAGAGAACACTTCTTCAATGTAATCAAACAGCAAGTTCACCTCCAAGATTTGTAGACAAGAGTCGTAATGGAAACAAAACTAACAAATCATTGCTAGTTTCTCCTCGGAAAAAAATTAAGGAGATACCCTTCGCAGTTCAAGCTCTTCCATGCTTTATTACTAATGCATCACTCAGTAAGAGTCCTAAATCTTCTGTTGGGAATTCTAATCTCACTGGAATGAAGAGTGACCTGTACAACAGTAGTGCTTCTAGTCCAACTTCTGGCACATCAGGCTCCTGCTTGATGAAATATGGTGATAATGACCCTACATCTGGACAGACCCATGCTGTTAAGTTATCTAAGATTCCAGATAGCATGAATTCAGTGAAGGGTATGGACTTGAATTGCACACCTTCTTCCGATTTGTCTGATGATCAGTTTTCCGCCCCTACCTCCAATATTTCACATCTGAATCTCCCTGAAGGCAGAGAAAGAGAGATTTGTGAAAAATATGTTCTTCTTGACTGTATCCCGAGTCCTGATTCTGCACTCAAATCTAGAAAATCTACTACTAATTCTTCCATTAACAGCATCAAGGAAGAAACTCTATTATCACCTGGTCACAGTGAAGCAACAATGACTAGTGTAGACAGAGATTTGGAAGCTCCTGTAAGCCCAGAAAACAAGGAATGTTCTCCACCTAGAGGGGACTCTCTGGACAATCCGATCGGTACATCTGCCCAGTGGTGTAAAAGAGACCGCATGAGTGATTACACTGGGGAAACTGACAGGGCTGCAGCAGAGACACTACTTTTTATTTCGTCATCTGCTGTCAAGGCACGCTCAAAGACTCTCACTGGTGAACCATCTGAAGCCTCTCATGATTCTCTGGGATGGCTTGCTGATATTGCAGCTTCTTTGGCAAGTAATCTAGAGAATGAGGTTGGATCACGTAGTCGTTCAAGGAGCAGCCGACCAAGGAAGAGAAACTATCAGAGGGTCCTTCAAACAGAAGTGCTACCTGCTGCTGCCTCTGTGCCTCTGCGTCAGTTGAATGAAGATCTTCTGGCTATTGAAGGTCTAAAGTTACCTGCAAATGCTGCATCCGAATCAGGTCGATGTAGGAAAACTCTGCGTAAGACTAGTTCGAGAAGTAGGAGATGGTCCCATTTTGGGGGGAGAACTGGTTCGCTGTTACATCCACATCCTAGTAATGACAAACATAGCGTTACAGAGAGATTTTGGAGAGACTGGGGGGTGACAAAAGGGCGCCAAAACGGTCGGAGAGCTCGTTCTATCTCCTCTTTTTGCTGA
- the LOC107787356 gene encoding uncharacterized protein LOC107787356 isoform X2 — protein MQWTSYLPGYYPPKDLSGSVTGNSWSLPHNDITWNGARGFYVSLPPFMVDQNVELVHQKEILKQTIRKHEAIFRYQVNELHRVYRRQRELMDEIRRRKQMEDHLHLQASESKSFMSQLRSEISQKTDWPLVDLTSAEPSAPCREMFQGSSNSIAGQIVQPGADLLTEQNVRKDWKMSSSMSSASRNKTFDLELPAEEYVDIEDGEQCVEESPVQGPNILISEIQPQHSSKVNFVYPGDSSISNSTPRGTFLLFDLNEPIQPDETGCPNSALESMDVHEEISEMDQDLSGTGHAECSTLKKEGGGVSNLNPSDEVSSVERTLLQCNQTASSPPRFVDKSRNGNKTNKSLLVSPRKKIKEIPFAVQALPCFITNASLSKSPKSSVGNSNLTGMKSDLYNSSASSPTSGTSGSCLMKYGDNDPTSGQTHAVKLSKIPDSMNSVKGMDLNCTPSSDLSDDQFSAPTSNISHLNLPEGREREICEKYVLLDCIPSPDSALKSRKSTTNSSINSIKEETLLSPGHSEATMTSVDRDLEAPVSPENKECSPPRGDSLDNPIGTSAQWCKRDRMSDYTGETDRAAAETLLFISSSAVKARSKTLTGEPSEASHDSLGWLADIAASLASNLENEVGSRSRSRSSRPRKRNYQRVLQTEVLPAAASVPLRQLNEDLLAIEGLKLPANAASESGRCRKTLRKTSSRSRRWSHFGGRTGSLLHPHPSNDKHSVTERFWRDWGVTKGRQNGRRARSISSFC, from the exons ATGCAGTGGACAAGCTATCTCCCGGGATATTACCCTCCAAAAGATCTTAGTGGGAGCGTTACTGGTAATTCATGGTCTCTACCACACAATGATATCACGTGGAACGGTGCCAGAGGCTTCTATGTTTCCTTGCCTCCATTTATGGTGGACCAGAATGTGGAATTAGTTCATCAAAAGGAAATATTGAAGCAGACGATACGCAAGCATGAAGCAATATTTAGATATCAG GTCAATGAACTACATCGCGTATATAGAAGACAAAGAGAGTTAATGGATGAGATTAGAAGGAGAAAGCAAATGGAAGATCATTTACACTTGCAAGCATCAGAGTCGAAGTCTTTTATGTCACAGTTAAGGTCTGAAATTTCCCAGAAAACTGATTGGCCTCTGGTTGACCTCACAAGCGCCGAGCCGTCTGCACCATGTAGAGAAATGTTTCAAGGTTCTTCAAATTCTATTGCTGGTCAGATAGTGCAACCAGGTGCTGACTTGTTGACGGAACAAAATGTTAGAAAAGATTGGAAAATGTCATCTTCGATGAGCAGTGCGTCAAGAAATAAAACATTCGATCTTGAACTTCCAGCAGAAGAATACGTAGATATTGAAGACGGAGAACAATGTGTGGAGGAAAGTCCTGTTCAAGGGCCCAATATTCTGATTTCAGAGATTCAACCTCAACATAGTTCAAAAGTCAACTTTGTTTATCCTGGAGATTCTTCGATTTCTAACTCAACTCCTAGGGGtacctttcttttgtttgaccTGAATGAACCAATACAGCCTGATGAAACAGGGTGTCCAAATTCTGCACTTGAATCTATGGACGTTCATGAGGAAATCAGCGAAATGGATCAGGATCTATCTGGAACAGGGCATGCAGAATGCTCAACTCTGAAGAAAGAAG GGGGAGGTGTAAGCAACCTGAATCCTTCTGATGAAGTTTCTTCTGTTGAGAGAACACTTCTTCAATGTAATCAAACAGCAAGTTCACCTCCAAGATTTGTAGACAAGAGTCGTAATGGAAACAAAACTAACAAATCATTGCTAGTTTCTCCTCGGAAAAAAATTAAGGAGATACCCTTCGCAGTTCAAGCTCTTCCATGCTTTATTACTAATGCATCACTCAGTAAGAGTCCTAAATCTTCTGTTGGGAATTCTAATCTCACTGGAATGAAGAGTGACCTGTACAACAGTAGTGCTTCTAGTCCAACTTCTGGCACATCAGGCTCCTGCTTGATGAAATATGGTGATAATGACCCTACATCTGGACAGACCCATGCTGTTAAGTTATCTAAGATTCCAGATAGCATGAATTCAGTGAAGGGTATGGACTTGAATTGCACACCTTCTTCCGATTTGTCTGATGATCAGTTTTCCGCCCCTACCTCCAATATTTCACATCTGAATCTCCCTGAAGGCAGAGAAAGAGAGATTTGTGAAAAATATGTTCTTCTTGACTGTATCCCGAGTCCTGATTCTGCACTCAAATCTAGAAAATCTACTACTAATTCTTCCATTAACAGCATCAAGGAAGAAACTCTATTATCACCTGGTCACAGTGAAGCAACAATGACTAGTGTAGACAGAGATTTGGAAGCTCCTGTAAGCCCAGAAAACAAGGAATGTTCTCCACCTAGAGGGGACTCTCTGGACAATCCGATCGGTACATCTGCCCAGTGGTGTAAAAGAGACCGCATGAGTGATTACACTGGGGAAACTGACAGGGCTGCAGCAGAGACACTACTTTTTATTTCGTCATCTGCTGTCAAGGCACGCTCAAAGACTCTCACTGGTGAACCATCTGAAGCCTCTCATGATTCTCTGGGATGGCTTGCTGATATTGCAGCTTCTTTGGCAAGTAATCTAGAGAATGAGGTTGGATCACGTAGTCGTTCAAGGAGCAGCCGACCAAGGAAGAGAAACTATCAGAGGGTCCTTCAAACAGAAGTGCTACCTGCTGCTGCCTCTGTGCCTCTGCGTCAGTTGAATGAAGATCTTCTGGCTATTGAAGGTCTAAAGTTACCTGCAAATGCTGCATCCGAATCAGGTCGATGTAGGAAAACTCTGCGTAAGACTAGTTCGAGAAGTAGGAGATGGTCCCATTTTGGGGGGAGAACTGGTTCGCTGTTACATCCACATCCTAGTAATGACAAACATAGCGTTACAGAGAGATTTTGGAGAGACTGGGGGGTGACAAAAGGGCGCCAAAACGGTCGGAGAGCTCGTTCTATCTCCTCTTTTTGCTGA
- the LOC107787358 gene encoding DNA excision repair protein ERCC-1, with protein MEGEEREGGAEKKNSFVIQIPSYEEVMEGSQSKTTPSSLFNPTPSFSQAFKFVKNSEFYSPPPTQPSSSPSPSQTATPRPINNSDISTSSSPSSTPSSSSTNRNAILVSHRQKGNPLLKHIRNVRWAFADIVCDYLLGQNTCALYLSLRYHLLHPDYLYFRIRELQKNFRLRIVLCHVDVEDVVKPLLEVTRTSLLHDCTLLCGWSLEECGRYLETVKVYENKPADLIQGQLDADYLSRLNHALTAVRHVNKTDVVTLGSTFGSLSHVMDASMEDLARCPGIGERKVKRLHDTFHEPFKREVPKRQCVPETSIANDSHPGSSSTREDEKEVGDTSNCEKKEPELTVKSALSAAFAKYSHKVAKKKNKSQVEEERKCSANEEAKTGDMNGSNNS; from the exons ATGGAAGGCGAAGAGCGGGAAGGAGGAGCAGAGAAGAAGAATAGCTTTGTGATACAGATACCTTCTTACGAAGAAGTGATGGAGGGTTCTCAGTCCAAAACGACACCGTCTTCTCTTTTCAACCCTACCCCTTCTTTCTCCCAAGCTTTCAAATTTGTCAAGAACTCCGAATTCTACTCCCCTCCTCCGACTCAGCCTTCTTCTTCCCCTTCCCCCTCACAAACCGCCACTCCCAG GCCGATTAATAATTCAGATATTTCCACTTCATCATCACCATCGTCCACGCCCTCATCTTCTTCAACTAATCGAAATGCTATACTTGTAAGCCATCGACAG AAGGGCAATCCCTTGCTAAAACATATCAGGAATGTGAGGTGGGCTTTTGCAGATATTGTTTGTGACTACTTATTGGGCCAGAACACTTGTGCTCTTTATTTAAG CCTCCGGTATCATCTGCTTCATCCAGACTACTTGTATTTCCGGATAAGGGAATTGCAGAAGAACTTTAGGCTCCGCATAGTTTTGTGCCATGTTGATGTT GAAGATGTGGTCAAGCCTTTACTTGAAGTTACCAGAACTTCACTCCTTCATGATTGCACTCTGTTATGTGGTTGGAG TTTGGAAGAATGCGGACGGTACTTGGAGACGGTAAAGGTTTACGAAAACAAGCCCGCCGATCTCATTCAGGGCCAACTGGATGCGGATTACCTATCCCGG CTGAATCATGCTCTCACAGCAGTACGACATGTTAACAAAACAGATGTTGTGACTCTTGGCTCGACATTTGGG TCTCTTTCTCATGTTATGGATGCATCTATGGAAGATCTTGCTCGTTGCCCTGGCATAGGAGAGCGCAAG GTAAAACGCCTGCACGACACTTTTCATGAACCTTTCAAACGAGAAGTGCCAAAACGGCAATGTGTTCCGGAAACTTCAATTGCTAATGATTCTCATCCTGGCTCCAGCAGCACAAGGGAAGATGAGAAGGAAGTTGGGGATACAAGCAATTGTGAGAAGAAAGAACCCGAATTAACTGTCAAGTCAGCACTTTCTGCTGCTTTTGCTAAGTACTCGCACAAAgttgccaaaaagaagaataaatCACAAGTAGAGGAAGAACGGAAATGCAGTGCTAATGAAGAAGCTAAAACTGGAGATATGAATGGCAGCAACAACAGCTGA